TCGCGCTCGTCGGTATCGGTGTCGTCATCCTGGCTGCCGCCCTGCGCGTCTTCCCCCTGCTGCTGGTCGGGATCCTTATGATCGGCGCGGGCAATGCGGGCAATCTGCAGTCCCGGTTCGCTGCGACCGACCTCGCTGCGCCGAAGCACCGAGGCCGCGACCTTTCGGTGGTGGTCTGGGCGACGACGATCGGCGGCGTCGCGGGTCCGTTGCTGCTGGGGCCGGGGGAGATCGTCGGTCAGGCGATCGGCATGCCGGCGCAGACCGGTTCTTACCTGTTCTCATTGATCGCGCAGACGGCGGCGTTCATCCTCTACGTCGTCGCGTTGCGTCCGGATCCGCTGCTCACCGCGCAGCGGCTCGCGAAGGATGCCGCGGCGTCGCTGTCCGCGCCGTTGGTCGTGCCGGATCGCCCGACGGTCGCCCGCTACGCGATCTTCGCGATCGCGGGTTCGCATGTCGTCATGGCGTCGGTGATGGCGATGACGCCCGTGCATCTGTCGCACATGGCGCACGGGATGCACGCGGGGCACGCGTCGAGCGCCGACGTCTCGCTTCTCGTCGGCTTCACGATCGCTCTGCATGTCGCGGGGATGTACGGTCTGTCGCCGATATTCGGCATCCTCGCCGACAGGTGGGGACGACTGCGCGTCGTGCTGCTCGGCCAGGTGCTTTTCGCCGGAGCTCTCGCCTTCGCCGTCTTCGTGAACGACCAGGCATGGGGCGTGATGGTCGCGTTGATCCTGCTCGGCCTCGGCTGGAGCGCCGCCACTGTCGCAGGTGCCGCCCTGCTCACCGAGGCGAGTGCGCCGGAATTGCGAACGCGACGCCAGGGACGCAGCGACTCGCTGATGAGCCTGTCCGCTGCGGCCGGTGCCGTGCTGGCGGGCGTCGTGCTCTCGAACTTCCAGTACTCGGGGCTGGGGATCGCGGCATCCGTCCTCGTCGTCGTCATCGTGGTGCTCTCGCCCCTCGGGCGGACTCGGACGTGAAATCGTGGGAAGGTGTCGGCGAGGCGTATGCCGCGTCGTACGCGTCGCTCTGTGCCGGAACGCATGACGATCTCGTCCGCCGACTCGGACCTGCTCATGGTCGTCGGCTGCTGGATGTCGGATCTGGCACCGGCGCGCTTGCCGCGCAGCTGGCGGATGTCGGGTGGTCTGTGACCGGTTGCGAACCGGAGCCGACGATGCGTGCCGTGGCCGCACGAGAGCATCCGCTGCTGGCAGTCATCGACGGAGCGCTGCCTGTGCTGCCGTTCGCCGGGGCTCAATTCGACGCTGTGACTGCGAACTTCGTCCTCAACCATGTGCCGGATCCGCGAGCTGCGGCACGCGAGATCACTCGCGTAGTGCAGCCGAGCGGCGTGATGATCGCGACGATATGGGTCGTCTCGCCTTCCTGGTTCTGGCAGGGCGTCGCGGAGCGTGCTGGACTCGCCGCGCCGGCCGGCACCGGACTGCCGCCGGATAAGGACTTCGAGCGCACCTCGGCTGGTTTCGGGCGGATGCTGTCAGAAGGCGGGTGGCACGCGGTCGATGTCTCCGAACTCGGCTGGACCTGGTGGGCCACCGCCGACGAGCTCTGGCGATCCGCTGAGGGCGGGGTGGCTTCGGCGGGTGCGTTGTATCTGTCACTCGATGCGAGTGAGCGCGCGAGGTATGCGCGTGCGTTCGACCGGCTGTGCGAAGAGCACTCTCTCGACGGCAGAGTGGCGCTCGATCACCGGGCGGCAGTGGCAGTCGGCACCGCTCGCTGAGCAGGCGGGCGCGCGTCGGCTGCACGCGTAGGATTGAGGGGCTATGGCTACCCCTCACCCCCTCACCACGACCGCTTCAGGTGCCGACGTCCGCGTCCGCTTCTGCCCCTCGCCGACAGGCCTGCCGCACGTGGGGATGGTGCGCACGGCTCTCTACAACTGGGCGTACGCGCGCCACAACGGCGGCAAGCTCATCTTCCGTATCGAAGACACCGATGCCGCCCGCGACAGCGAGGAGAGCTTCCAGCAGCTCGTCGACGCGCTCACGTGGCTGAAGATCGACTGGGATGAGGGCGTGCAGGTCGGTGGGCCGCATGAGCCGTACCGCCAGTCGCAGCGGCACGAGATCTACCGTGGAGTGATCGACAAGCTCCTCGCCTCGGGCGCCCTGTACGAGAGCTTCTCGAACGCCGAGGAGATTGACGCGCGCAACGAGGCGAACGGACGCGCGAAGCAACTCGGCTACGACAACTTCGACCGCGACCTGAGCGATGAGCAGAAGGCCGCCTTCCGCGAGGAGGGTCGCCAGCCCGCTCTGCGCCTGCGAGTGCCTGATGAGGATCTGACGTATGTCGACCTGATTCGTGGCGAGGTGACGTTCCCGGCAGGATCCTTCCCTGACTTCGTCGTCGTACGTCCGAACGGGGTCCCGCTGTACACATTCGTGAACCCCGTCGACGATGCCCTCATGGGCATCACCCACGTGCTGCGCGGCGAGGATCTGATGCCGTCTACGGCGCGCCAGCTCGCGCTGTATGCAGCGCTGATCGATGCGGGCGTCACGACCTTCGTCCCGCGCTTCGCGCACATGCCGCTGGTGCTGGGGGAGACCGGCAACAAGAAGCTCTCCAAGCGCGACCCGCAGGCCGACCTGTTCCTGCACCGCGAACGCGGCTTCATCCCCGAGGGATTGCTCAACTACCTGGCACTCCTCGGATGGTCGATCGGTCCAGACCGCGACATCTTCTCGCTGGCCGAGTTCATCGCCGCGTTCGACATCGAGAACGTGAATCCGAACCCGGCACGCTTCGACCAGAAGAAGGCCGAGTCGATCAACGGCGACCATATCCGGATGCTGGAGGTGAAGGACTTCGCCGAACGCACGATCCCGTATCTGGCTGCTGCCGGACTGTTCGATGAGCCGACTCACGAGCAGCTCGTTCTCGCCTTCCGCGCGGCACCGCTCGTGCAGGAACGCGTACAGCTGCTGGGCGATGTGCCGGGCATGCTGGGCTTCCTGTTCACGGATGAGATCTCATACGATGCGGATGCGCTGAAAGGCCTCCCCGCGAACGCAGCGGAGGTGCTCGAGGCATGCATCTCAGCTCTTGAGCCTGTTTCCGAGTTCACGCCGGAGACCATCCAGGATGCTCTCGCAAGTGCCCTCGTCGAAGGTCTGGAGCTGAAGCCACGTGTGGCGTACGGCCCCCCCACGCGTCGCGATCACGGGGCGACGCATCTCGCCGCCGCTGTTCGAGTCGATGGAGTTGATCGGCAAGGATGCCACGCTGCAGCGCCTCGCTGCACTGGTAGAGGTTCTTCGCGGCTAGCGCCGCCGCACGGAACCAAGGCCGGCGGCGAAGACGCGCCGAGCGGGGACAGGCGTTTTGGCCGCTCCGTGAATATCGGGTAGAGTTGTCTCTCGGTGCGAGGCTCTGGTTTCGCCCTTGGGGTATGGTGTAATTGGCAACACGGCGGTTTCTGGTACCGTTGTTCTTGGTTCGAGTCCAGGTACCCCAGCCACAGAAAAACCCCCGCTCCTGCGGGGGTTTTCTTGGTTTACCGACGTCGACGCGAGAGTATCCGAAGCGGCGTTCATCGACGGGAGGATCCCATGTCACGACTGTCGATCACGCGTGAGCAGGATGGCGGCGGCATCGTCTACCGCAGCGCGGGCCGGCGCATCACCAGCGCCCGTGAGATCGCAAGAATAGACGCACTCGCCATCCCTCCGGCATGGACTGACGTGGAGATCGCGCGCTCTTCGTCCGCCAAGGTATTGGCTCGGGGAGTCGATGACGCAGGTCGACGCCAGGCGATCTACAGTCCCGCGTATCGACGCCGGCAGGAGAGGAAGAAGTATGCCCGCATTCTGCGGTTCGCCGAGCGTCTGCCGCGTCTGCGCAAGCAGGTCGATCACGATCTGCGCAGACGCCGTCTCAGCGAAGACAAGGTCATCGCGTGCATCGTAAAGCTCATCGACCAGGAGTTCTTCCGTGTCGGCAATGCGGAGTACGCCCGGAAGCACAGTCACTACGGGGTCACCACGCTGCGCCGCAAGCACGCCGATGTCTCCTCCACCAAGGTCACCTTCGACTTCGTCGGCAAGAGCGGGAAGCGACACGTCAAGACGGTTCGTGATCCGCAGATCGTCCGCATCATCCGTCAGCTGAACGAGATGCCCGGATACGAGATCTTCCGCTTCTTCGACGAAGACGGCATCATCCGCGACATCGACAGCACGCGCGTGAATGCGTACGTGAAGAAGCACATGGGCAAAGAGTTCTCCGCGAAGGACTTCCGCACGTGGGGCGGCACATTGCTCGCGACCTCCGCGTTGCTCGCCGTCGAGAGCGAGCCCGGCGCCGCGGACGAGGACGCTGCGGTGATTCGGGACATCGTCGCGCAGGTCGCAGACCGCCTGGGCAATACCCCGGCGATCACCAAGGACTCCTACATCGATCCGCGCGTGTTCAGCGCGTTCGAGGATGGCGTGACCATCCCGGACGTGCGACGAGCGATGGCGGGGATGCGACCGCGGAAGTACCTCACAGTCGAGGAGCAGTGCGTACTCAAGGTGCTGCGTTCGCGATGATCACCATCGCGAGTCAGATCGGCTGTGTCAGCCGACGTGCTCGGTGAGCCATGACATGGGGTCCACGGGGACACTGTCGATGTGCACCTCGAAGTGCAGGCAGGAACCGAACACGTACCCCGTCGAGCCGACGTCGCCGATGTATTGGCCCGCCGTGACGCAGTCGCCGACCTCCACTGCCCGCGTGCCGTAGTTCATGTGCGAGTACGCGGTGCTGACGGCCTCACCGTCGATGACGCTCTCGATCTGGATCGTCACGCCGTATCCCTCGAAGCTCTCGGTGGAACGCGAGACGCAGCCGTCCATCGCCGCGTTGATCGGTGAGCCGACGGGCGCGGCGAAGTCCTGTCCGAGGTGGGATCGTCCTGGTCGTGAAGCGCCGAAACCATCAGTGAACGAATATGCGCCGGCGGCCATCGGCATCACGACCTGGTGGGCGATGGGGATCTCGACGGCGCTGCCGAGCGGCATTCCGGCGGCCAGCGCAGCGGCAACGGTCCGGGAACGCGTCTCGTCGATCTCAGTCGGTGTCGTTGCGGAGAAGTTGCCGCGCGGGGCGATCTCAGCACGGATCTCGTCGGTGGAGCTGTATGACTGTGCGGCTTCCTCAAGCGCTGCCGAGGTGCTGGCGGCGGTGGTGGCGGCGACGGAGTCGGCGCTAGGGCCGAGTGAGGGAAGCGCCACACCCGTGATCATCGCGCCGACGGCCAGAGCGGCTCCCAGCGCTTTCGTCTTCGCCCACGGGCGATGCGTGGGCTGGATCGGGCGGCGGGGCGTCGTCGCGGCCGGGGTCGCACGGCGACGCGGCTTTGTCGATTCGCGCGGCTTTGTCGAATCGCGCGGCGGCTCCATCGAATCGCGCGGCCTTGTCGAATCGCGCGACGGAACAGTCGAATCGCGAAGAGGCTCGGCCGGTTCGCGCGGCGAGGCAGTCGACTCACGCGGTGCGACGGGCGGGGTCGCAGACCGGCGCAGTTCGCGTCGCGTTTGCGGTCGAGATGCGTTGAGGGTGTCTGAGGGTGCCGAGGCGGAGTCGGGCGCGCGCTCGGGTCGCACTGAAGTCGTGACGGATCCTTCCGATGCAGAACGGCTCGCTCTGCTCCTGTCGGTCCCTTCGGGTGGGACCGTTACCGTTCTGTAATTTACGCGGCAAGTGGTCGCGTCGTCAAATCGGGTGCCGCGCCCGGACGGGGGCGCGGACGACGGCAAAAGGCCCGATCCTCGCGTAATGCGGGAATCGGGCCTTCGCGTGTTCTAGTTCAGAGCGCGGTGATGTTCGT
The DNA window shown above is from Microbacterium murale and carries:
- a CDS encoding MFS transporter, giving the protein MTTLTGVDQAAVQRRTVLVLSLGQVLGGIAFGATVSLGALLAADLSGDDALSGLATASVTLGAALCAIPLARLASRVGRRRALTLGNLFALVGIGVVILAAALRVFPLLLVGILMIGAGNAGNLQSRFAATDLAAPKHRGRDLSVVVWATTIGGVAGPLLLGPGEIVGQAIGMPAQTGSYLFSLIAQTAAFILYVVALRPDPLLTAQRLAKDAAASLSAPLVVPDRPTVARYAIFAIAGSHVVMASVMAMTPVHLSHMAHGMHAGHASSADVSLLVGFTIALHVAGMYGLSPIFGILADRWGRLRVVLLGQVLFAGALAFAVFVNDQAWGVMVALILLGLGWSAATVAGAALLTEASAPELRTRRQGRSDSLMSLSAAAGAVLAGVVLSNFQYSGLGIAASVLVVVIVVLSPLGRTRT
- a CDS encoding class I SAM-dependent methyltransferase, with the translated sequence MKSWEGVGEAYAASYASLCAGTHDDLVRRLGPAHGRRLLDVGSGTGALAAQLADVGWSVTGCEPEPTMRAVAAREHPLLAVIDGALPVLPFAGAQFDAVTANFVLNHVPDPRAAAREITRVVQPSGVMIATIWVVSPSWFWQGVAERAGLAAPAGTGLPPDKDFERTSAGFGRMLSEGGWHAVDVSELGWTWWATADELWRSAEGGVASAGALYLSLDASERARYARAFDRLCEEHSLDGRVALDHRAAVAVGTAR
- a CDS encoding DNA topoisomerase IB, which translates into the protein MSRLSITREQDGGGIVYRSAGRRITSAREIARIDALAIPPAWTDVEIARSSSAKVLARGVDDAGRRQAIYSPAYRRRQERKKYARILRFAERLPRLRKQVDHDLRRRRLSEDKVIACIVKLIDQEFFRVGNAEYARKHSHYGVTTLRRKHADVSSTKVTFDFVGKSGKRHVKTVRDPQIVRIIRQLNEMPGYEIFRFFDEDGIIRDIDSTRVNAYVKKHMGKEFSAKDFRTWGGTLLATSALLAVESEPGAADEDAAVIRDIVAQVADRLGNTPAITKDSYIDPRVFSAFEDGVTIPDVRRAMAGMRPRKYLTVEEQCVLKVLRSR
- a CDS encoding M23 family metallopeptidase, with translation MEPPRDSTKPRESTKPRRRATPAATTPRRPIQPTHRPWAKTKALGAALAVGAMITGVALPSLGPSADSVAATTAASTSAALEEAAQSYSSTDEIRAEIAPRGNFSATTPTEIDETRSRTVAAALAAGMPLGSAVEIPIAHQVVMPMAAGAYSFTDGFGASRPGRSHLGQDFAAPVGSPINAAMDGCVSRSTESFEGYGVTIQIESVIDGEAVSTAYSHMNYGTRAVEVGDCVTAGQYIGDVGSTGYVFGSCLHFEVHIDSVPVDPMSWLTEHVG